Proteins from a genomic interval of Lolium perenne isolate Kyuss_39 chromosome 1, Kyuss_2.0, whole genome shotgun sequence:
- the LOC139833189 gene encoding uncharacterized protein, with protein sequence MLVYGSADHGRTEEFLGELERAVAECQVPLVIAGDFNLIRSAGDKSNDNINWPMVRRFNESIASMALREINRAGPRFTWTNRQLNPIRCVLDRVFVSTSWEVRFPLCSLTAVTRIGSDHNPLMLNSGEETRCLPPRFFFQTWWLNVNGFGELVKSKLDHFLLYLGPYRDCIDLWQCVARNLQQFLKGWGANLGKEERLFKENLLAQVEKLDRQADGAGLDEEGWALRYHLEDILLDRTEEEYWKQRSRVHWTLEGDSCTKYFHAFANGRRPAADYTTGGGGRLEGPDGACL encoded by the coding sequence ATGTTGGTGTACGGCTCAGCTGACCACGGGAGAACAGAAGAGTTCCTGGGAGAACTTGAACGGGCGGTCGCTGAGTGTCAGGTCCCGTTGGTGATTGCGGGAGACTTCAATCTCATACGTTCCGCTGGGGATAAGAGCAACGACAACATTAATTGGCCTATGGTGCGCCGATTTAATGAATCCATTGCTTCCATGGCGCTGCGGGAGATCAACCGGGCAGGGCCCCGGTTTACTTGGACTAACAGACAGCTAAATCCAATCCGGTGTGTCCTGGATCGGGTCTTTGTGTCCACGTCCTGGGAGGTCCGTTTCCCCCTCTGTTCGTTGACTGCGGTTACTAGGATTGGTTCAGACCATAACCCGCTCATGCTCAACAGTGGGGAGGAGACGAGATGTTTACCACCACGGTTCTTCTTCCAAACCTGGTGGTTGAACGTCAATGGCTTTGGGGAGCTTGTGAAGTCTAAACTAGACCACTTTCTGCTATACTTGGGTCCATATCGGGATTGCATTGACCTGTGGCAGTGTGTGGCACGCAACCTACAACAGTTCCTCAAAGGCTGGGGTGCCAACCTGGGCAAGGAGGAGCGGCTCTTCAAGGAGAACCTGCTTGCCCAGGTCGAGAAGCTAGACCGGCAGGCTGATGGGGCGGGTTTGGACGAAGAGGGTTGGGCCCTTAGGTACCATTTGGAGGACATCCTACTGGATAGAACTGAGGAAGAGTACTGGAAGCAGAGGAGTAGGGTGCATTGGACTTTGGAGGGGGACTCATGCACCAAGTACTTCCATGCCTTCGCAAACGGCCGCCGTCCCGCGGCTGATTACACCACAGGGGGAGGTGGACGACTAGAGGGACCTGATGGAGCATGTCTATGA